One Gossypium hirsutum isolate 1008001.06 chromosome A11, Gossypium_hirsutum_v2.1, whole genome shotgun sequence genomic window carries:
- the LOC107889089 gene encoding probable ubiquitin-conjugating enzyme E2 37 → MAQAARLKLRMQKELKLLLVDPPHGASFPTLSSRHDITDLSSIHARPEEIFYSKGIFKIKIQIPERYPLQLPIVTFATPIYRPDIDNGGGICLDILYIILFLLLFFWRGFLIHTHLRFSKDLQ, encoded by the exons ATGGCACAAGCAGCAAGGCTAAAGCTGAGAATGCAAAAGGAGCTGAAGCTCCTTCTCGTCGATCCTCCTCATGGTGCTTCCTTTCCTACCCTCTCTTCACGACATGATATTACTGATCTCTCTTCCATCCACGCCC GTCCTGAAGAAATTTTTTATAGCAAAGGGATCTTCAAGATTAAGATTCAGATACCTGAAAG GTATCCGCTTCAGCTTCCGATTGTGACTTTTGCGACGCCAATTTATCGCCCTGACATCGACAATGGAGGTGGAATTTGCCTTGACATTCTCtatattattttgtttcttttattatttttttggaggGGGTTTTTGATTCATACCCACCTCAGATTTTCTAAAGATTTACAGTAA